The following are encoded together in the Kwoniella europaea PYCC6329 chromosome 1, complete sequence genome:
- a CDS encoding methionine-tRNA ligase, beta subunit yields the protein MSNVSEFVAAAERADPTLTGSNEKEKAEIAKLVGETEGYVKDLSALNEKLTPITYLYSNSPSSADVSLYAHLHPTLISAPTTQHPQQPSLLRYFLQIQSLESVQSAQKSLPNSFPSLDIDISSLPTPERKAPPPKVKKEKKPAAAAAGVTETVTNAVSGAVNAATSAAGAVAGTAVNAASAVKDAVVGAGAAPQEGGKKKEKKEKKEKPAKAQPVKEEPTGPLPSMIDMRVGKVLDVKRHPDADSLYVESIDVGEPEPRTVCSGLVKYMTEDQIRGATIVVICNLKPVTMRGVKSYAMLLCASSKDGKDEGGIEFVYPPEGSQPGERIYFEGEKYENAKPETQLNPKKKVFETIQPGFTTLDTREAAWIDPETKTVHKIRTKDGVLTSKTLIGASLS from the exons ATGTCAAACGTATCGGAATTCGTCGCAGCAGCCGAACGAGCTGATCCCACTTTGACCGGGTCAAACGAAAAGGAGAAAGCTGAGATTGCCAAGCTTGTGGGAGAGACTGAAGGTTATGTCAAGGACCTttcg GCCCTAAACGAAAAGCTGACCCCTATTACATACCTCTAttcgaactcaccttcttcggcTGATGTGAGCTTGTACGCTCATTTACATCCCACCTTG ATCTCCGCGCCCACcactcaacatcctcaacaaccttcCCTCCTCCGATACTTCCTGCAGATCCAATCATTAGAATCCGTCCAATCCGCTCAAAAGTCCTTACCAAactcattcccatcattGGACATCGACATCTCATCATTACCTACTCCAGAGAGGAAGGCCCCACCACCCAAAGTtaaaaaagagaagaaacctgctgctgccgctgccgGTGTGACCGAGACAGTAACCAACGCTGTATCTGGTGCAGTCAACGCTGCTACCTCTGCTGCTGGTGCTGTCGCTGGAACCGCCGTCAACGCAGCTAGCGCGGTCAAAGATGCTGTTgtaggtgcaggtgcagcACCCCAAGAAGGAGgcaaaaagaaagagaagaaagaaaagaaggagaaaccCGCCAAAGCTCAACCTGTTAAAGAAGAACCTACGGGACCATTACCTAGTATGATTGATATGCGAGTAGGCAAAGTGTTAGATGTCAAGAGGCATCCAGATGCAGATAGTTTATATGTCGAATCGATAGATGTAGGAGAACCTGAACCCCGAACGGTATGTTCGGGTTTGGTGAAATATATGACGGAAGATCAAATTAGAGGAGCTACCATTGTTGTCATC TGTAATCTCAAACCTGTCACTATGCGAGGTGTGAAATCGTATGCCATGTTATTATGTGCATCATCTAAAGACggtaaagatgaaggaggtatcGAATTTGTATACCCTCCTGAAGGGTCTCAACCTGGTGAAAGGATTTACTTTGAGGGTGAGAAATACGAGA ATGCCAAACCTGAAACCCAACTCAATCCCAAGAAAAAAGTATTCGAAACTATCCAACCTGGATTCACGACCTTGGATACTCGAGAGGCAGCTTGGATCGATCCTGAAACCAAGACCGTTCATAAAATCAGAACGAAAGATGGTGTTTTGACTTCAAAGACTTTGATCGGTGCTAGTCTGTCATAA
- a CDS encoding DNA replication licensing factor MCM7: MAAPAVGVLPVASININYEEETERIREFLTTYVAPPRSRHAIPSNDDELAEDDEDDQEDEDDLADDMSDLNVRENRSKAKYVKVLRKVANRQKEEVVIDLQDLRNFSNDRTLLHNITRNTRRYIQLFCDVIDKIMPEPDHELDFTADVLDLIMQQRREMNEQVQNGERNEEGGMFPPELMRRYNLYFKPLRNNEVLAVRAVRGAHLGHLITVRGIVTRVSEVKPLLLVNAYTCDSCGNEIFQEVAQKAFTPLTVCPSAECTQNQTKGQLHMQTRASRFRPFQEVKIQEMADQVPVGHIPRSMTIHLYGSLTRSVNPGDVVHIGGIFLPTPYTGFRAIRAGLLQDTFLEAMNVHQLKKQYHAMELTPELQVQIEEMKEDPNLYSRLANSIAPEIYGHEDVKKALLLLLVGGVTKTVGDGMKIRGDINVCLMGDPGVAKSQLLKYITKVAPRGVYTTGRGSSGVGLTAAVMRDPVTDEMVLEGGALVLADNGICCIDEFDKMDESDRTAIHEVMEQQTISISKAGITTTLNARTSILAAANPLYGRYNPKISPVENINLPAALLSRFDVLFLILDTPTREDDERLAQHVTFVHMHNTHPDLDFEPVEPTLMRHYIAACRRIRPIVPPQMSEYIVSSYVQMRKQQKEDELEEKSYSYVSARTLLAVLRLSQALARLRQDNVVGQGDVDEALRLMDVSKASLYEHQASARMGEDQTDTSKIFRIIKDMASASAQMRDEDDEDYEQDDELEELGMNEIRNRVLAKGFTETQLMDTVSEYENMGVLVRTANNTRLRFVAADEY; encoded by the exons ATGGCCGCCCCTGCCGTCGGTGTCTTGCCCGTAGCTTCcatcaat ATCAATTACGAGGAAGAGACAG AACGTATTCGAGAATTCTTGACTACTTACGTCGCGCCACCTCGATCTCGACATGCAATCCCATCAAACGACGACGAGCTTGctgaagatgacgaggacgaccaagaggacgaagatgatctggCGGATGATATGTCCGATTTGAACGTCAGGGAAAATAGGTCAAAGGCGAAATATGTCAAGGTGTTAAGGAAAGTCGCGAATAGgcagaaagaggaggtggtcATTGATTTGCAGGATCtgaggaat TTCAGCAACGACCGCACACTCCTTCACAATATAACCCGCAACACCAGAAGATACATCCAACTTTTCTGCGATGTCATAGATAAGATCATGCCAGAACCAGATCACGAACTTGATTTCACCGCCGATGTGCTCGACCTGATCATGCAgcaaagaagagagatgaacGAACAGGTGCAGAATGGTGAAAGGAACGAGGAAGGTGGCATGTTCCCTCCagagttgatgagaaggta CAATCTGTACTTCAAGCCTCTTCGAAACAACGAAGTCCTTGCCGTACGAGCCGTTCGAGGAGCTCACCTCGGTCACCTCATCACTGTCCGAGGTATCGTAACTAGAGTGTCAGAGGTCAAACCTCTCCTCCTTGTCAACGCCTACACCTGTGATTCATGCGGGAACGAGATCTTCCAAGAAGTTGCTCAGAAAGCTTTCACCCCCTTGACCGTCTGTCCTTCAGCCGAATGTACACAAAATCAAACCAAGGGTCAACTTCACATGCAAACTCGAGCGAGTCGATTCCGACCATTCCAAGAGGTGAAGATCCAAGAGATGGCCGATCAAGTACCTGTTGGACATATCCCTCGATCAATGACTATCCACCTGTACGGATCGCTAACTCGATCAGTCAATCCTGGTGATGTTGTTCACATTGGAGGTATATTCTTGCCTACTCCTTATACTGGTTTCAGAGCGATTAGAGCGGGATTGCTTCAAGATACATTCTTAGAAGCTATGAACGTTCACCAGTTGAAGAAACAATATCACGCTATGGAGTTGACACCTGAATTGCAAGTCCAaatcgaagagatgaaagaagatccAAATTTGTATTCAAGATTGGCCAATTCCATCGCACCTGAAATTTATGGCCACGAAGATGTTAAGAAGGCCCTGTTACTGTTGTTGGTCGGTGGTGTGACAAAGACTGTAGGAGACGGTATGAAGATCAGAGGTGATATCAACGTGTGTCTCATGGGTGATCCGGGTGTAGCCAAATCGCAATTACTCAAATACATAACGAAGGTCGCACCTCGAGGCGTATACACTACTGGTAGGGGTTCTTCTGGTGTAGGTTTGACTGCCGCAGTCATGAGAGATCCAGTGACAGATGAGATGGTGTTAG AGGGAGGTGCTCTGGTTCTCGCCGATAATGGTATCTGCTGTATCGATGAATTCGATAAAATGGACGAATCTGATCGAACGGCTATTCACGAAGTGATGGAACAGCAAACCATCTCAATATCCAAAGCTGGTATCACCACTACCCTCAATGCTCGAACCTCCATCTTGGCGGCTGCGAACCCGTTATATGGACGATACAACCCTAAGATCTCACCTGTCGAAAACATTAACCTTCCCGCGGCGTTATTATCTCGATTTGACGTATTGTTCCTAATCCTCGATACTCCCACTCGagaagatgacgagagaTTGGCTCAGCACGTTACCTTTGTGCATATGCACAATACCCATCCTGATTTAGATTTCGAACCTGTCGAACCTACTCTGATGAGACATTACATCGCGGCATGCAGGAGGATCCGACCGATCGTCCCTCCTCAGATGTCCGAATACATCGTATCGAGTTATGTTCAAATGCGAAAACAacaaaaggaagatgaactaGAAGAAAAATCATACTCTTACGTATCTGCTCGTACACTCTTAGCTGTACTTCGTCTATCTCAAGCTTTAGCCAGATTAAGACAAGATAATGTCGTTGGACAGggtgatgtggatgaggcattgagattgatggatgtttcCAAAGCCTCTCTTTATGAGCATCAGGCGTCAGCCAGAATGGGTGAAGACCAGACGGATACTTCCAAGATATTCAGAATTATCAAAGATATGGCGTCTGCCTCTGCTcagatgagagatgaggatgatgaagattacgaacaggatgatgagttggaagaattAGGCATGAACGAAATTAGGAATAGAGTCTTGGCGAAAGGTTTCACAGAGACTCAACTTATGGATACGGTatcagag TACGAAAATATGGGTGTATTGGTCAGGACTGCGAACAACACGAGACTGAGGTTCGTTGCTGCTGATGAGTACTAA